The Christiangramia flava JLT2011 region CCTGTAAAGAATTGTACGACCGAATCGTAGCCCGAGGAAAAAGTAAAAAACTGGCCTTGATCGCCGTTTCCAATAAACTGCTAAAACAGGCCTTTGCGGTGATCAATTCGGGAGGAGCATACGATTCCGAATATCGTTCTAAATATTGTGGCGCTACTTGCCCAGTTTCAGTATCCTAATGGCACCCTGCACGACCAGGATAAAAACGATCGAACCTATTACAAGGTCAGGTTTATTCGAATTGAGCCAGTGAACCAGCAGTGCCGCGAGGATGACCCCAAGATTAATAATGACATCATTGGACGTAAAGATCATGCTCGCTTTCATGTGCGCTTCCTGTTTGCTTTTTGATTGCTGAAGCAGGTAAAGACAAATCCCGTTGGCGATCAAAGCAAAAATAGATACGATGATCATCATGGTAAAATCAGGCATTTTTTCTTCGGAAAAGAATCGGCGCAACACCTCCCCGAAGCCAATAATTGCCAGGATCAGCTGAAAAATTCCTGCCAGCCTGGCGATTTTCTTTTTCAGAAGAACAGAACCTCCCACTGCAAAAAGGCTGATACCGTAAACGAAAGAATCGGCCAGCATGTCCAGGCTATCGGCGACCAGACCCATCGATTTAGAGAAGAAACCCGTGGTCATTTCGATGATAAAAAACAGGAAATTGATGATTAGGACAGACCAGAGCAGTTTCTTCTGTTGGGTGTTTTCAGAAAAATCAGTTTGATCGGTTTCTTGCGTTTGCAGTCTTTTGCCGCCAAGGTTAAGGTCCAAAATGGATTTTTCGATCTCCTGAACTTCACCCTGATGAAATACCTGTAGCCTGCGGTTTGGAATATCAAAATCCAGGTTTTTAATACCGGAAATGCCGTCTAGTTTCATACGGATCAGGTTCTCTTCCGAAGGGCAATCCATTTTTGAGATTTCAAATACCGATTTTTGCATCATGGAATTACTGCTTTTCCCAAAAATACGAAATGAAAGGAAGGCGCTAAAAAATACTGCTGGATGAAATGGGAAATAATTATTCCCGAATCAAAGAAAAGTGGCCTTTAATATTTGTTTCGTTACTAAGGTAAGTTTGGAACCAGTAATCATCAGAAGGCATTGGATGGCCATTAAACGTTCCATCCCAACCACGGCTTTGAGAAGATAATTCTTTTAGTAGTTTCCCGTACCTATCAAATATCCGAATTTTAGAAGGTGACAATCCCTCTGTACCCTGAAGTTGCCAAAAATCATTATATCCATCATTATTTGGGGTGAAAAATTTAGGATAATCGAAGATGCTAACTCTTTTAAAATCTGAGCCGCATCCTAATTTATCCCTTACTTCAGCAATATAAGTGCCGCCAGGAAGATCCAGGAATACATTTTCATTTTGAAACTGTATTCCATCTATAGAGTATTCAAATTCGCCATCTCCAGAGGCTATAATTTCAAGAGAGTTATTATTTGATAGACTATTTACAGTTACATAATCTATACGCGGTAAAGTGGATCTAATTAACTCTACATCAAATGATTTTTGACAAATTATTCCATTTGTATACTTTGTAACCTTGAGGGTATAAAAACCAGCATTTTCTAGGGACACAGTATTTTCGGTAGAAATGACCGTACCATCTTCCTGAGTCCATTCCCAACTGTCAAAATCTTCATTGGCATTTAGACTAATAAAATTTTCTAAATCGCATAAATAATATTTTTCTTCCAGATTAATTTCAGGCATTTGATTTACAATCAATAAAAAGCTCGTTTCTGCCTGACATATTTTGTTATTTTCATCCTCCACTCTTATAAAAATTTCTTGTTGCCATGGAACGGTATTTCTGAAATTTGTAGCAATAGGGGATGATAGCTGATTTCTATTCTCATCATAATAAAATACTTTTAGCCCATTTTGGCTATTAAGGATTTGATTTTCAATGTCTGATGTGTCAAAATAGGCATATCCATTTTCTTCATTACAGCTATAAAGATCATCTGGAGTATTGATCATTGGAGCGGAAGTGGTCTTTAGTTTAATAAAAGTTTCAGCGTAACATCCAGAGAAAGTGTTGGTGACTCTTGCTCGTAAGGTTTGTTCATTTTTAATGGTATTTGTAAAGGGATTTGACAGCACGTTACCTAATTCTTCTCCATCTTCATCATAGTAGGTTATATCCATATTGGTCTGACCGGAGAGCAGGGTTGCATCAATACCAGATGTATCAAAATATTCAGAGAATCCATCATTGTTATCATCACAGGCAAACAAGGTTGGAACTTCATGAGCCATTGGTGGTTCTGTTACTTCAATCATAAATTTTCTAATTTGATCACATCCTGATTGAGTTTCGATAGATACTTCATAAATTCCCGTATTATCCTGTGTTACTTCTGGAATTACAGGATTTGCCTCTATGCTGGAGAAATTATTAGGTCCAGACCATCTGTAACTAATTCCACCGGAAGCGTAAAGATTTAAAGATTGATTCTGACAAACAATTTTAGGAGCCTCAACTTCAACTTCATCTTCACCCTTTGAAAATTTGACAATAAAATTGTCTTCGTATTTAATTTGCGACTGGTAGGAGTTCTCCGATGCTATTCCTTCATTACTACTGGTTATTCCAAAAATATAAATAAATTCCCCGAATTTTTTAACATCAGTTGCAATCACCTGGTTCTTGCCGTAGTATGTCCCCCAAATACAATTTCCGAATTCGTCAAATTTTGCTAAAAAAGCATTTTCATAACCATCGAAAGTTTCCTTATAACTACATGGAGTTGATATATTGTTCGAACTGGAAGTCCCTCCAACTAAATAAATGTTATTAGATTTATCGGTTTCAACGGCGCAGGACGTGTAGTTTTCCCTTTCGAGCCCGCCGTAATAGGTTGACCAGAGCAGTTTCCCGGAACTGCTGAATTTTGCAAGAAAATCGTCCCAATCTGCTGAATCTCCTCCTTTTTCGCTTTGATGGGAGGTAGTTTGACCAATTTCCGTATTGCTTTGAGTAGCTCCAGCAATTATAATATTAGAATCATTATCAACTTTTAAATCCAAACCCCAATCTATAGCATTTCCACCGAAATAGCTACCCCATAATCGATTTCCTTCTAAACTGAATTTTACTAAAAACGAATCAATCATATCGCCTGTTTGCGGACCGTTAGGTGTGATATTTGGTTTATAGGTTCCGTTGGTGGCAATTTCGCTGGAACTATTTGTATATCCAAGAGCATAGAGTTTTGAATCTGGGCCTATATCAATGCTGGTAAAACTATCCTCGCCCTCGCCCCCATAATATGAGCTCCACTGAATGTTTCCATTCTGATCCAGCCGCGCCAGAAAACCTTCCTGGCCATCTTTTTTGGTATCAAATGAATTGCTGCCATATAATATATTATCTGAGCTTTTGGTGGACCCCAGCAAATAAATATGATCATTTTTGTCTACCGTTACCGCTTTTACTACATCCTGGTCAACCCCTCCATAGTAGCTTCCCCATGCACGGCGCCCCTCTGAGTCGAATTTTACAACAAAACCATCATGCTCTCCACCTATTTGTGCCTGGAGAGCATTTGTTGTAGCAATATGAGTATCAGAAAAAGTATATCCTACACCAATAATATTATCATGGGAATCTACTTTGACGCCTAGAAATTCTGTAGGGCCCTTTCCACCATAATAGCTTGACCATACAAGGTTTCCAGAAGGATCGAATTTTGCAAGTATCCCTGTTTGGGGATTGAGGTGGGATTCAGCAATAAAATTATAAGTTTGAAAACTTCCCACTGTAGCCATATTATCACTAGTAGTCCAACCTACATAATATGTATTTCCCAAAGAATCATAATCCATACTCGAAGAATAGGAACCTTCAGCCATGTCGCCTCCAAAATAAGTAGCCCATTTACGAACAGGCGTTGGATCAATAATTAGCTTTCCTTTCATTGGAAGAAATTGATTAAGTTGAAAACCATAAACATTTTCCCCGAGCTTTTTATAGTTCACGGTCACTTCTGTTTTTTTGGAATTTTTTTCTATCCAACTTTGTGGAATCATTTCTTGAAGTGTTCCGGAGATCAGATCTATAGACAGCGAATTGTCATTAATTGAAACCTCTGGCCCTGAGAGTTTAAATTGTATTTCAGAAATATCACCATCAGGCGAAATGATAAAATTGTACTCTACCGGTTTTGTTGAATCTTCCGGAATAACGAACTCGAGGTCAATACCTTTATATAGGTTTTTATAAATTACCTTTTTATAAGATGGAACGTTAATAATACCTTCCTCTCTTCCGGGAACATTATAATAATTAGAACAGTATGAAACTGGTGAGATTTCCTGAATAACCAAATTTCTACAAGTATTCAAAAATGTAAAATCTATTCTTTGATAAATATTTTCAGCATTTTTTGAAATAGCCTTTCTAAACGCTGGTTCCAGAAATTTTGGAGAAGTTTGGGTATTAATTTTTTTTTGAGGCTGGTAAACATCGTAGGAAAAACCATTTTGTTTTAAATGTATGTTCAAGCCTTTTGTATTCAGTAAAAATAATACAGAATCATTAGGGTTTCCATACTGATCAATAATCTGCCCCTGGTTCTTTATAAAACCCTTTTTTAGATCACGTGGCGTAATTCCTGTTTGGGAATTTAAATGGCAATTAGGAAAAATTAAGGTTATGAATAATAGAAGGGTGAAAACATTTCTTATAAACATGAATATGGTTTGTAAGTGTACCGAAAGCTGTTTCCAATAACAACTTGGCTAATTTATAAGAATTTGAGATATATCTATATAATAGATTCAAATTTATAACGGTTTACAATATTAGAGGAAATATTCGTCACAACTATTTATTTTCAAGTGATTTAAACGTGGTTTGGTATGTAAACAATTAATTCCCTAAAACAATCTGCCCAATGGCGATAATCCCAATCAGCAGGGCAATGATGGCTATGATTCTAATCATCAGCATGACTGTTATGGCGAATTTTTATCATGAAAATGGCATCTTTTAGATAGTATTATTTTATACTGAATTTCCCCCAATATAGCTAAACCTTACCAGGTCTTCGGTAGCCTTGATTTCCTTCAAACAAGCATTTTCCAGAAGCAGCGTTCTATCGGCAATTTTTAGGACATTTCTGTAGTCATGATCTGTAATGATGAAGCCTTTTCTTGTTTTCTCCTGTTGGAGGATCTGGGTGATCGATTCCCGAAGTATAGGGCTCACCCCGTTAAATGGTTCATCTAATAAGACATAATCAGCTTCAGAATATATTAATAACAGGATTTCTACTAGTCTTTTTTGTCCGCCCGAAAGATTTTGGACCTTCCTTTCCGTCAAAGGTCTTATAAACTCCTGTTCCAGTAATAATTTTCTTTTGCTCTTCGGAAGAAACAGGGAAATAAGATGTTTTACTTTCAGTCCTTCCGGCAGAAAATGATCTTGAGCAAGGTAATTGATCAGTTTGGAGGAGGAGGAAAAATTCTGCAATACCTTGTTGCCTATGCGCACAAATCGGTTTTCCGAAGCTTCTACTCCAAATATGATCTTCAGAAGTGTTGACTTGCCAGAACCGTTTCTACCTAATAATCCAACTATTTCTCCTGGAGAACACGACAGGAAGATGTCGCTCAAAATCACTTTTTCAGCATATACTTTTCTGATGCTATCTACATGCAGCGTATTCATAAAAGAGAGAAAGCTAATAATAAGCATAAACCGGATATGGTCG contains the following coding sequences:
- a CDS encoding cation transporter — its product is MQKSVFEISKMDCPSEENLIRMKLDGISGIKNLDFDIPNRRLQVFHQGEVQEIEKSILDLNLGGKRLQTQETDQTDFSENTQQKKLLWSVLIINFLFFIIEMTTGFFSKSMGLVADSLDMLADSFVYGISLFAVGGSVLLKKKIARLAGIFQLILAIIGFGEVLRRFFSEEKMPDFTMMIIVSIFALIANGICLYLLQQSKSKQEAHMKASMIFTSNDVIINLGVILAALLVHWLNSNKPDLVIGSIVFILVVQGAIRILKLGK
- a CDS encoding T9SS type B sorting domain-containing protein, whose amino-acid sequence is MFIRNVFTLLLFITLIFPNCHLNSQTGITPRDLKKGFIKNQGQIIDQYGNPNDSVLFLLNTKGLNIHLKQNGFSYDVYQPQKKINTQTSPKFLEPAFRKAISKNAENIYQRIDFTFLNTCRNLVIQEISPVSYCSNYYNVPGREEGIINVPSYKKVIYKNLYKGIDLEFVIPEDSTKPVEYNFIISPDGDISEIQFKLSGPEVSINDNSLSIDLISGTLQEMIPQSWIEKNSKKTEVTVNYKKLGENVYGFQLNQFLPMKGKLIIDPTPVRKWATYFGGDMAEGSYSSSMDYDSLGNTYYVGWTTSDNMATVGSFQTYNFIAESHLNPQTGILAKFDPSGNLVWSSYYGGKGPTEFLGVKVDSHDNIIGVGYTFSDTHIATTNALQAQIGGEHDGFVVKFDSEGRRAWGSYYGGVDQDVVKAVTVDKNDHIYLLGSTKSSDNILYGSNSFDTKKDGQEGFLARLDQNGNIQWSSYYGGEGEDSFTSIDIGPDSKLYALGYTNSSSEIATNGTYKPNITPNGPQTGDMIDSFLVKFSLEGNRLWGSYFGGNAIDWGLDLKVDNDSNIIIAGATQSNTEIGQTTSHQSEKGGDSADWDDFLAKFSSSGKLLWSTYYGGLERENYTSCAVETDKSNNIYLVGGTSSSNNISTPCSYKETFDGYENAFLAKFDEFGNCIWGTYYGKNQVIATDVKKFGEFIYIFGITSSNEGIASENSYQSQIKYEDNFIVKFSKGEDEVEVEAPKIVCQNQSLNLYASGGISYRWSGPNNFSSIEANPVIPEVTQDNTGIYEVSIETQSGCDQIRKFMIEVTEPPMAHEVPTLFACDDNNDGFSEYFDTSGIDATLLSGQTNMDITYYDEDGEELGNVLSNPFTNTIKNEQTLRARVTNTFSGCYAETFIKLKTTSAPMINTPDDLYSCNEENGYAYFDTSDIENQILNSQNGLKVFYYDENRNQLSSPIATNFRNTVPWQQEIFIRVEDENNKICQAETSFLLIVNQMPEINLEEKYYLCDLENFISLNANEDFDSWEWTQEDGTVISTENTVSLENAGFYTLKVTKYTNGIICQKSFDVELIRSTLPRIDYVTVNSLSNNNSLEIIASGDGEFEYSIDGIQFQNENVFLDLPGGTYIAEVRDKLGCGSDFKRVSIFDYPKFFTPNNDGYNDFWQLQGTEGLSPSKIRIFDRYGKLLKELSSQSRGWDGTFNGHPMPSDDYWFQTYLSNETNIKGHFSLIRE
- a CDS encoding ATP-binding cassette domain-containing protein; translated protein: MAFHDHIRFMLIISFLSFMNTLHVDSIRKVYAEKVILSDIFLSCSPGEIVGLLGRNGSGKSTLLKIIFGVEASENRFVRIGNKVLQNFSSSSKLINYLAQDHFLPEGLKVKHLISLFLPKSKRKLLLEQEFIRPLTERKVQNLSGGQKRLVEILLLIYSEADYVLLDEPFNGVSPILRESITQILQQEKTRKGFIITDHDYRNVLKIADRTLLLENACLKEIKATEDLVRFSYIGGNSV